The following proteins come from a genomic window of Eulemur rufifrons isolate Redbay chromosome 24, OSU_ERuf_1, whole genome shotgun sequence:
- the FOSB gene encoding protein FosB isoform X2: MFQAFPGDYDSGSRCSSSPSAESQYLSSVDSFGSPPTAAASQECAGLGEMPGSFVPTVTAITTSQDLQWLVQPTLISSMAQSQGQPLASQPPVVDPYDMPGTSYSTPGMSGYSSGGASGSGGPSTSGTTSGPGPARPARARPRRPREETETDQLEEEKAELESEIAELQKEKERLEFVLVAHKPGCKIPYEEGPGPGPLAEVRELPGPASAKEDGFSWLLPPPPPPPLPFQTSQDAAPNLTASLFTHSEVQVLGDPFPVVNPSYTSSFVLTCPEVSAFASAQRTSGSDQPSDPLNSPSLLAL, encoded by the exons ATGTTTCAGGCTTTCCCCGGAGACTACGACTCCGGCTCCCGGTGCAGCTCCTCACCTTCTGCCGAGTCTCAGTATCTATCTTCGGTGGACTCCTTCGGCAGTCCACCCACCGCCGCCGCCTCCCAG GAGTGCGCCGGTCTCGGGGAAATGCCCGGTTCCTTCGTGCCCACGGTCACCGCGATCACAACCAGCCAGGACCTCCAGTGGCTTGTGCAACCCACCCTCATCTCTTCCATGGCCCAGTCCCAGGGACAGCCActggcctcccagcccccagtTGTCGACCCTTACGACATGCCAGGAACCAGCTACTCCACACCAGGCATGAGTGGCTACAGCAGTGGCGGAGCTAGTGGCAGTGGCGGGCCTTCCACCAGTGGAACCACCAGTGGACCTGGGCCTGCCCGCCCAGCGCGAGCCCGGCCTAGAAGACCCCGAGAGGAGACG GAGACAGATCAGCTGGAGGAAGAAAAGGCAGAGCTGGAGTCGGAGATCGCCGAGCTCCAAAAGGAGAAGGAGCGTCTGGAGTTTGTGCTGGTGGCCCACAAACCGGGCTGCAAGATCCCCTACGAAGAGGGGCCTGGGCCCGGCCCGCTGGCGGAGGTGAGAGAATTGCCGGGGCCAGCATCCGCTAAGGAAGATGGTTTCAGCTGGCTGCTGCCGCCCCCGCCACCACCGCCCCTGCCCTTCCAGACCAGCCAAGACGCAGCCCCCAACCTGACAGCTTCTCTCTTTACACACAGTGAAGTTCAAGTCCTCGGCGACCCCTTCCCCGTTGTTAACCCTTCGTACACTTCCTCGTTTGTCCTCACCTGCCCGGAGGTCTCCGCGTTCGCCAGCGCCCAACGCACCAGCGGTAGTGACCAGCCTTCCGACCCCCTGAACTCGCCCTCCCTTCTTGCTCTGTGA
- the FOSB gene encoding protein FosB isoform X3: MFQAFPGDYDSGSRCSSSPSAESQYLSSVDSFGSPPTAAASQECAGLGEMPGSFVPTVTAITTSQDLQWLVQPTLISSMAQSQGQPLASQPPVVDPYDMPGTSYSTPGMSGYSSGGASGSGGPSTSGTTSGPGPARPARARPRRPREETLTPEEEEKRRVRRERNKLAAAKCRNRRRELTDRLQAETDQLEEEKAELESEIAELQKEKERLEFVLVAHKPGCKIPYEEGPGPGPLAEVREFEVQVLGDPFPVVNPSYTSSFVLTCPEVSAFASAQRTSGSDQPSDPLNSPSLLAL; encoded by the exons ATGTTTCAGGCTTTCCCCGGAGACTACGACTCCGGCTCCCGGTGCAGCTCCTCACCTTCTGCCGAGTCTCAGTATCTATCTTCGGTGGACTCCTTCGGCAGTCCACCCACCGCCGCCGCCTCCCAG GAGTGCGCCGGTCTCGGGGAAATGCCCGGTTCCTTCGTGCCCACGGTCACCGCGATCACAACCAGCCAGGACCTCCAGTGGCTTGTGCAACCCACCCTCATCTCTTCCATGGCCCAGTCCCAGGGACAGCCActggcctcccagcccccagtTGTCGACCCTTACGACATGCCAGGAACCAGCTACTCCACACCAGGCATGAGTGGCTACAGCAGTGGCGGAGCTAGTGGCAGTGGCGGGCCTTCCACCAGTGGAACCACCAGTGGACCTGGGCCTGCCCGCCCAGCGCGAGCCCGGCCTAGAAGACCCCGAGAGGAGACG CTTACCccggaggaagaggagaagcGAAGGGTTCGCCGGGAACGGAACAAGCTGGCGGCAGCTAAGTGTAGGAACCGTCGGAGGGAGCTGACAGACCGACTCCAGGCG GAGACAGATCAGCTGGAGGAAGAAAAGGCAGAGCTGGAGTCGGAGATCGCCGAGCTCCAAAAGGAGAAGGAGCGTCTGGAGTTTGTGCTGGTGGCCCACAAACCGGGCTGCAAGATCCCCTACGAAGAGGGGCCTGGGCCCGGCCCGCTGGCGGAGGTGAGAGAATT TGAAGTTCAAGTCCTCGGCGACCCCTTCCCCGTTGTTAACCCTTCGTACACTTCCTCGTTTGTCCTCACCTGCCCGGAGGTCTCCGCGTTCGCCAGCGCCCAACGCACCAGCGGTAGTGACCAGCCTTCCGACCCCCTGAACTCGCCCTCCCTTCTTGCTCTGTGA
- the FOSB gene encoding protein FosB isoform X1, translated as MFQAFPGDYDSGSRCSSSPSAESQYLSSVDSFGSPPTAAASQECAGLGEMPGSFVPTVTAITTSQDLQWLVQPTLISSMAQSQGQPLASQPPVVDPYDMPGTSYSTPGMSGYSSGGASGSGGPSTSGTTSGPGPARPARARPRRPREETLTPEEEEKRRVRRERNKLAAAKCRNRRRELTDRLQAETDQLEEEKAELESEIAELQKEKERLEFVLVAHKPGCKIPYEEGPGPGPLAEVRELPGPASAKEDGFSWLLPPPPPPPLPFQTSQDAAPNLTASLFTHSEVQVLGDPFPVVNPSYTSSFVLTCPEVSAFASAQRTSGSDQPSDPLNSPSLLAL; from the exons ATGTTTCAGGCTTTCCCCGGAGACTACGACTCCGGCTCCCGGTGCAGCTCCTCACCTTCTGCCGAGTCTCAGTATCTATCTTCGGTGGACTCCTTCGGCAGTCCACCCACCGCCGCCGCCTCCCAG GAGTGCGCCGGTCTCGGGGAAATGCCCGGTTCCTTCGTGCCCACGGTCACCGCGATCACAACCAGCCAGGACCTCCAGTGGCTTGTGCAACCCACCCTCATCTCTTCCATGGCCCAGTCCCAGGGACAGCCActggcctcccagcccccagtTGTCGACCCTTACGACATGCCAGGAACCAGCTACTCCACACCAGGCATGAGTGGCTACAGCAGTGGCGGAGCTAGTGGCAGTGGCGGGCCTTCCACCAGTGGAACCACCAGTGGACCTGGGCCTGCCCGCCCAGCGCGAGCCCGGCCTAGAAGACCCCGAGAGGAGACG CTTACCccggaggaagaggagaagcGAAGGGTTCGCCGGGAACGGAACAAGCTGGCGGCAGCTAAGTGTAGGAACCGTCGGAGGGAGCTGACAGACCGACTCCAGGCG GAGACAGATCAGCTGGAGGAAGAAAAGGCAGAGCTGGAGTCGGAGATCGCCGAGCTCCAAAAGGAGAAGGAGCGTCTGGAGTTTGTGCTGGTGGCCCACAAACCGGGCTGCAAGATCCCCTACGAAGAGGGGCCTGGGCCCGGCCCGCTGGCGGAGGTGAGAGAATTGCCGGGGCCAGCATCCGCTAAGGAAGATGGTTTCAGCTGGCTGCTGCCGCCCCCGCCACCACCGCCCCTGCCCTTCCAGACCAGCCAAGACGCAGCCCCCAACCTGACAGCTTCTCTCTTTACACACAGTGAAGTTCAAGTCCTCGGCGACCCCTTCCCCGTTGTTAACCCTTCGTACACTTCCTCGTTTGTCCTCACCTGCCCGGAGGTCTCCGCGTTCGCCAGCGCCCAACGCACCAGCGGTAGTGACCAGCCTTCCGACCCCCTGAACTCGCCCTCCCTTCTTGCTCTGTGA
- the FOSB gene encoding protein FosB isoform X4: MFQAFPGDYDSGSRCSSSPSAESQYLSSVDSFGSPPTAAASQECAGLGEMPGSFVPTVTAITTSQDLQWLVQPTLISSMAQSQGQPLASQPPVVDPYDMPGTSYSTPGMSGYSSGGASGSGGPSTSGTTSGPGPARPARARPRRPREETLTPEEEEKRRVRRERNKLAAAKCRNRRRELTDRLQAETDQLEEEKAELESEIAELQKEKERLEFVLVAHKPGCKIPYEEGPGPGPLAE, translated from the exons ATGTTTCAGGCTTTCCCCGGAGACTACGACTCCGGCTCCCGGTGCAGCTCCTCACCTTCTGCCGAGTCTCAGTATCTATCTTCGGTGGACTCCTTCGGCAGTCCACCCACCGCCGCCGCCTCCCAG GAGTGCGCCGGTCTCGGGGAAATGCCCGGTTCCTTCGTGCCCACGGTCACCGCGATCACAACCAGCCAGGACCTCCAGTGGCTTGTGCAACCCACCCTCATCTCTTCCATGGCCCAGTCCCAGGGACAGCCActggcctcccagcccccagtTGTCGACCCTTACGACATGCCAGGAACCAGCTACTCCACACCAGGCATGAGTGGCTACAGCAGTGGCGGAGCTAGTGGCAGTGGCGGGCCTTCCACCAGTGGAACCACCAGTGGACCTGGGCCTGCCCGCCCAGCGCGAGCCCGGCCTAGAAGACCCCGAGAGGAGACG CTTACCccggaggaagaggagaagcGAAGGGTTCGCCGGGAACGGAACAAGCTGGCGGCAGCTAAGTGTAGGAACCGTCGGAGGGAGCTGACAGACCGACTCCAGGCG GAGACAGATCAGCTGGAGGAAGAAAAGGCAGAGCTGGAGTCGGAGATCGCCGAGCTCCAAAAGGAGAAGGAGCGTCTGGAGTTTGTGCTGGTGGCCCACAAACCGGGCTGCAAGATCCCCTACGAAGAGGGGCCTGGGCCCGGCCCGCTGGCGGAG TGA
- the RTN2 gene encoding reticulon-2 has protein sequence MGQVLPVFAHCKEAPSTASSTPDSTEGGNDDSDFRELHTAREFSEDEEEETTSQDWGTPRELTFSYIAFDGIVGSGGRRDSAARRPRPQGRSVSEPRDPYPQPGLGDSLESIPSLSQSPEPGRRSDPDTAPPAERPLEDLRLRLDQLGWAARGAGSGEDSATSSSTPLEDEEPDGSEVGEAGEALDLQLRLAQSSPPEVLTPQPSPGSGTPQAGTPSPPGSRDSNSGPDERSLEAEEPQLEQEPIRGQCLDSTDQSAFTLGPHLLVADLLYWKDTRTSGVVFTGLMVSLLCLLHFSIVSVAAHVALLLLCGTISLRVYRKVLQAVHRGDGANPFQAYLDVDLTLTREQTECLSQQIASRMVSTASQLRHFFLVEDLMDSLKLALLFYILTFVGAVFNGLTLLILGVIGLFTVPLLYRQHQAQIDQYVGLVNNQLSHIKAKIRAKIPGTGALASAAATVSGSKAKAE, from the exons ATGGGGCAGGTCCTGCCGGTCTTCGCCCACTGCA AAGAAGCTCCGTCTACAGCCTCTTCTACCCCTGATTCCACAGAAG GAGGGAACGACGACTCAGATTTTCGGGAGCTGCACACAGCCCGGGAATTCTcagaggacgaggaggaggagactACTTCGCAGGACTGGGGCACCCCCCGGGAGCTGACCTTCTCCTACATTGCCTTCGATGGTATAGTGGGCTCCGGGGGCCGCAGGGATTCAGCtgcccgccgcccccggccccaggGCCGTTCAGTCTCAGAACCACGAGACCCGTACCCTCAGCCCGGCCTGGGCGACAGCTTGGAGAGCATCCCCAGCCTGAGCCAATCCCCAGAGCCCGGACGCCGTAGTGATCCCGACACCGCTCCCCCGGCCGAGCGGCCCCTGGAGGACCTGAGGCTCCGGCTGGACCAGCTGGGATGGGCGGCTCGGGGAGCGGGATCCGGGGAGGACTCTGCCACCAGTAGCTCCACTCCACTGGAAGACGAGGAACCCGATGGATCGGAGGTGGGAGAAGCTGGGGAAG CATTGGACCTACAACTCCGACTTGCTCAATCCTCACCGCCAGAGGTCTTGACTCCCCAGCCCAGTCCGGGCTCTGGGACCCCCCAGGCGGGTACCCCGTCCCCACCTGGATCTCGAGATTCGAACTCTGGTCCTGATGAGCGCTCACTGGAAGCAGAAGAGCCCCAGCTGGAGCAGGAGCCAATCAGGGGACAGTGCCTGGATAGCACGGACCAATCAGCATTCACATTGGGGCCACACCTTCTAG TGGCGGACCTGCTGTACTGGAAGGACACGAGGACGTCGGGAGTGGTCTTCACAGGCCTCATggtctccctcctctgcctcctgcacTTTAGCATCGTGTCCGTGGCTGCCCACGTGGCTCTGTTGCTGCTCTGCGGCACCATCTCTCTCAGGGTTTACCGCAAAGTGCTGCAGGCCGTGCACCGGGGGGATGGCGCCAACCCTTTCCA GGCCTACCTGGAtgtggacctaaccctgactcgggAGCAGACAGAATGTTTATCCCAGCAGATTGCCTCCCGCATGGTCTCTACGGCCTCGCAGCTGCGGCATTTCTTCCTGGTAGAAGACCTCATGGACTCCCTCAAG ctGGCCCTTCTGTTCTACATCTTGACCTTCGTGGGTGCCGTCTTCAATGGTTTGACCCTTCTCATTCTGG GAGTGATCGGTTTATTCACTGTCCCCCTGCTGTACCGGCAGCACCAG GCCCAGATCGACCAGTACGTGGGGTTGGTGAACAATCAGTTGAGCCACATCAAAGCTAA GATCCGAGCTAAAATCCCAGGGACCGGAGCCCTTGCCTCTGCAGCAGCCACAGTCTCCGGATCCAAAGCCAAAGCCGAATGA